The segment CTCGGTGATGTCCGTCATCGAGCTCATCCAGCCCGTATGGCGGCCACGGCCGTCTACCAGCGGCGATACGTACATGCGGGCGAAGAAGCTGCTGCCGTCACGGCGCATGACGCGCATTTCATAGCCGGTGGCCGGCGACTTGCCCTGCAGCGTCAGGTCGATCTGCTTCTGCATCTCCTGCTGGTCATTGGGCGGCCAGTACGGGAAGGGCGGCACGCGGCCGACCAGATCGTTCTCGGTCCAGCCGGTCATGCGGCAGAACGCGGGATTCACGTAGGTGATTCGCCCGTTCAGGTCCAGTGCCCGCAGCCCGATCAGCATCGAGTTTTCCATCGCGCGACGGAACGAGGTTTCGGCCAGCAGGGCGCGCTGGGCTTCGGAGCGGCGGCTGGTATGGCGCCACATGCTCCACAGACTCCACAGCAGGAAGCACGACAGGCCCACCACCAGCCACAGCAACATGTTGTTGGGCAGGTTCGAGGGCGGTGGGTAGGCGTCGGCGCGCAGGGACAGCGAATGGCCCGGCGGGTCGAGCAGGACCTCGTAGGACAGCGCATTGCCCGGTACCGGCCGTACCGAGGTGCTGGCCCGGGTCTGGTTGTTCTTGTCGATCAGCGAGAAGCGGTAACGCTCGGTCAGTTCCGGTGGCAGCAGGTGCGTCAGGATGCCGTTGATCGAGTAGAGCGCGCCCAGCGTGCCCAGGAACTCGTTATCGCGCACGATCGGCACTTCCATCAGCATGAAGCTGTCGCCGCGATCGTTCATCAGCGGCCGGGAATAGACCACACGCTGGGTCTCGCGCGCGGCGTCGAACGTGTCCAGGACCTCGGGCTCGAGCGGCTGATCGGCGGTTTCGCGCAGGCGGGCGGCGAATTCCGACGTCGATGGCAGCGACCAGCGGCCGCGCCGCGTGGCGTCGAGCCAGTTGATGAAGACGATCTCCGGGTTCTCGCGCAGGATTTCCTGTGCGGCCGTCCGGTAGGCGCCCTGGTCGAGCTGCGCGGCCGCGATATCCCGCGCCAGCGAGGCCAACTGGTCCTGGTTGCTCAGCAGGGACAGGCGCACGCGCTGCTGCGCCCAGGCGGCGTCGCGGTACAGCGCGTCGCGCTGCTGCTGGTGCTCGGTTTCGTGGAGCGACCAGAGGATGACGCCCATCGCTACCGTGAACAGCACGATGGCCACGAGCGGGATGAACATGAACCAGCTCGTAGCGACGAGATTGCGCCAGCGCGTGATCCAGAGGCGGCGGGGGGCGGCGGCCAGCGGCGTGCCGCCGTCCGTGCCATCGGTGCTGTCTTGTGCCTCGACCTGGGGGGTGCCATGAGCGTTGGCACCGTTGCTACGGTCGGCATGGACTACCCCGTGAGGGGCATCGCTGACGGCGCCGGCAGGGTTCGGAGGCAGAATGGCCGTGCGCAGGCCGGAGAGAATTCGTTTGAGAAACTGCATAGGGGATTGACGGCTGACCGAGCAGTTTATCCACTTTATTGCGGTGCGTCGCTTGGGGAAAGCGCCTACACGGCACAGTATTTGCGCGCTGGTCGCGAGGCCTTGCGAGACGGACACGATGCGATTTCTGATGCACTGCCGCAATATTTCACATTATAAGAAATGACTTCGTAATCTGAAAATTTAGCTTGTCAGCACTTGCTGTGCTTCCATAGAATCGCTTCGACCGATCAATGCGGGCGGGCGCACTGCGCTTGCTGAGTACAGGATCCGGGCGATGAACGCGTCATCAGCCCCACGGAGGATCCGGCTTTGGCCTACCGATGCCAGGGCAAGGCTTGGCGCTCCGCCGCGACGTCACAAACCGTCAAGACCGGCCGCTGGAGTCCCGCGCTTCGCTGTGTGGGCACCGGGCAGGAATTCACCAGGAGACAGTCATGTCCGCTGTACCAGAGCAGATCCTCGGCGCCAGCAGCGCCAACGACGCAGATCCCCAGGAAACGCACGAATGGCTGGACGCCCTGCAGGGCGTCCTCAACGCGGAAGGCACCGAGCGCGCCGCGTTCCTGATCGACAAGCAAATCGAATACGCGCGCGTGAACGGCGTTACCCAGCCGTTCCATGCCGAAACGCCGTACATCAACACCATCCCGGTGGAGCAGCAGGCCCGCATTCCCGGCGACCAGGACATCGAGCACCGCATCCGCTCGTACACGCGCTGGAACGCGATGGCCATGGTGCTGCGTGCCAACAAGCACACCAACGTCGGCGGCCACATCTCGTCGTTCGCCTCGGCGGCCACGCTCTATGACGTGGGCTACAACCACTTCTGGCGCGCCCCGTCGGAGCAGAGCGGCGGCGACCTCGTTTTCGTGCAGGGCCATTCGGCACCGGGCGTCTACTCGCGCGCCTTCCTGCTAGGCCGCCTGACGCCCGAACAGCTCGACAGCTTCCGTCAGGAAGTGGACGGCAAGGGCATCTCGTCGTACCCGCACCCGTGGCTGATGCCGGACTTCTGGCAGTTCCCGACCGTGTCGATGGGCCTGGGCCCGATCATGGCGATCTACCAGGCCCGCTTCATGAAGTACCTGGCCAGCCGTGGCCTGGTGAACGCCGGCGACCGCAAGGTATGGGCGTTCCTGGGTGATGGCGAGACCGACGAGCCGGAATCGCTGGGCGCGATCGGCATGGCCGGCCGCGAGAAGCTGGACAACCTGGTTTTCGTGATCAACTGCAACCTGCAGCGCCTGGATGGCCCGGTGCGCGGCAATGGCAAGATCATCCAGGAACTGGAATCGGAATTCCGTGGCTCGGGCTGGAACGTGATCAAGCTGATCTGGGGCAGCCGCTGGGATCCGCTGCTGCAGCGCGACACCAAGGGCCTGCTGATGAAGCGCATGATGGAATGCGTGGACGGCGAGTACCAGACCTTCAAGGCCAAGGATGGCGCCTACGTGCGCGAGCACTTCTTCAATACGCCGGAACTGAAGGCCATGGTGGCCGACTGGTCCGACGACGACATCTGGCGCCTGAACCGCGGCGGCCATGATCCGCACAAGGTCTACGCGGCCTACAAGGCGGCTAGCGAGCACAAGGGCCAGCCGACGCTGATCCTGGCCAAGACCATCAAGGGCTATGGCATGGGCGATGCCGGGCAGGCCATGAACGTGGCCCACCAGCAGAAGAAGATGCCGGTGGACGCGATCCGCGCGTTCCGCGACCAGTTCAACATCCCGGTGGCGGACGACAAGCTGGAAGAAGTCCCGTACCTGACCTTCCCGGAAGGCTCGAAGGAACTGGAGTACATGCGCAAGGCGCGCATGGACCTGGGCGGCTACCTGCCGGCCCGCCGTATGAAGGCCGAGGCGCTGAAGGTGCCCGAGCTGTCGGCGTTCGAAGCGCTGATCAAGGCCACTGGCGAAGGCCGCGAAGTGTCCACCACGATGGCCTTCGTGCGTATCCTGAACACGCTGCTCAAGGACAAGCAGGTCGGCAAGCACGTGGTGCCCATCGTGCCGGACGAGTCGCGCACCTTCGGCATGGAAGGCCTGTTCCGCCAGGTTGGTATCTGGAACCAGGAAGGCCAGAAGTACGTGCCGGAAGACCATGACCAGTTGATGTTCTACAAGGAATCGCAGACGGGTCAGGTGCTGCAGGAAGGCATCAACGAAGCCGGCGCCATGTGCGACTGGATCGCCGCCGCCACGTCGTACTCGACGCACGGCGTGCAGATGATCCCGTTCTACATCTACTATTCGATGTTCGGCATCCAGCGTATCGGCGACTTGTGCTGGGCCGCCGCCGACATGCGCTCGCGCGGCTTCCTGCTGGGCGGCACCGCTGGCCGCACCACGCTGAACGGTGAAGGCTTGCAGCACGAGGATGGTCACTCGCACGTGTTCCACGCTGTGATCCCGAACTGTATCTCGTACGATCCGACGTTCCAGTACGAACTCGCCGTGATCATGCAGGACGGCCTGCGCCGCATGTATGCCGAACAGGAAGACGTGTACTACTACCTGACGGTGATGAACGAGAACTACGAGCATCCGGAAATGCCGGCTGGCGTGGAACGCGACATCGTCCAGGGCATGTACCAGTTCCGCAAGGGCGTGGAGAACAGCAACGCGCCGCGCGTGCAACTGCTGGGCTCGGGCACGATCTTCCGCGAGGTGATCGCCGCCGCCGACCTGCTCAAGAAGGACTGGGGCGTGGAATCGGATCTGTGGAGCTGCCCGAGCTTCACCGAACTGGCCCGCGAAGGCCAGGAAGTTGAGCGTCACAACCTGCTGAACCCGACCGGCACGCAGCGCGAATCGTTTGTCGCCCAGAAGCTCAAGGGCGTGCGCGGTCCGGTCATCGCGTCCACCGACTACATCCGTGCGTTCGCCGAGCAGATCCGTCCGTTCGTGCCGCGTCGCTACGTGGTGCTGGGCACCGATGGCTTCGGCCGCTCGGATACCCGCGAGAAGCTGCGCCACTTCTTCGAAGTGGACCGCTACTGGGTCACGGTGGCCGCGCTGAAGGCGCTGGCTGACGAAGGCGCGATCGGTCGCGAGAAGGTGGCCGAGGCCATCAAGAAGTACAACCTCGACCCGAACAAGCCGAACCCGATGTCGGTCTGACCCCGGACTTGCACGACTGAACCCCCGCAGCGCGGCACCCGCCGCGCCGCAGTGTGCCACCGGCTGACCCGGCGGCGCACCACGGCGAATGGTGATGCGCGGCAGCGTGACAGATGCGTGTGGCGAGAGTAACCTCGCCGATTGCGTTTGTCGCGTTTGTCGTATCTGGCCAGAGTGCCGGCTGCCCAGGAGAGACACTGAATGAGTCAAGCGATTGAAATCAAGGTGCCGGATATCGGCGACTACGACGCCGTTCCCGTCATCGAAGTGCACGTGAAGCCGGGCGACACGATCAACGCGGAAGACGCGCTGGTGACGCTGGAATCCGACAAGGCCACCATGGACGTGCCGTCGCCGCAGGCCGGCACGGTCAAGGAAGTCCGGATCAAGGTGGGCGATAGCGTTTCCGAAGGCTCCGTGCTGGTGATGCTCGAGCCCGCAGGCGCCGCTGCCGCCGCTCCGGCTCCCGCAGCCGCTGCTGCTCCGGCAGCTCCGGCCCCTGCCGCCGCGGCACCCGCGCCGGCGGCTCCCGCTGCCCCGGCTCCGGCCGCTGCCCCTGCTGGTGGTGGCACGGTCGAGGTCAAGGTGCCCGATATCGGCGACTACGACGCCGTGCCGGTCATCGAAATCCACGTCAAGGTGGGTGACCAGATCAACGCCGAAGACGCGTTGGTGACGCTGGAGTCCGACAAGGCCACCATGGATGTGCCGTCGCCGCAGGCCGGCACGGTCAAGGAAATCAAGGTCAAGGTCGGTGATAACGTCGCCCAAGGCACGCTGATCCTGATCCTGGAAGCTGCTGGCGGCGCTGCCGCAGCAGCTCCGGCCCCGGCAGCCGCCCCGGCGCCTGCCGCAGCCGCTCCCGCGCCCGCACCGGCGGCCGCGGCGCCGGCACCTGTTGCCGCGCCGGCCGTCGCGCCAGCGGTGCAGGGTACGACCGGCAAGGCCGCTCACGCCAGCCCGACCGTGCGCAAGTTCGCGCGCGAGCTGGGTGTCGACGTGTCGCGTGTGCCGGGCACCGCTCCCAAGGGCCGCATCACGCAGGAAGACGTGCAGAACTACGTCAAGAGCGTCATGAGCGGCCAGACTGCCACGCCGTCCGCACCGGCTGCCGCCGCCGGCACCGGCGTGGGCCTGGACCTGCTGCCGTGGCCGAAGGTGGACTTCACGCGCTTTGGCGAAGTGGAGTCGAAGCCGCTGTCGCGCATCAAGAAGATCTCTGGCGCCAACCTGCATCGCAACTGGGTCATGATCCCTCACGTCACGAACTGTGACGAAGCGGACATCACCGAGCTCGAGGCATTCCGCGTGCAGCTCAACAAGGAAAACGAGAAGGCTGGCATCAAGGTGACGATGCTTGCGTTCATGATCAAGGCCACCGTTGCGGCGCTCAAGAAGTTCCCGAACTTCAACGCCTCGCTGGACGGCGACAACCTGGTGCTGAAGAAGTACTTCAACATCGGTTTCGCGGCCGACACCCCGAACGGTCTGGTCGTGCCGGTGATCAAGGACGCCGACAAGAAGGGCGTGCTCGAGATCAGCCAGGAAATGAGCGATCTGGCCAAGCTGGCGCGCGACGGCAAGCTGAAGCCTGACCAGATGCAAGGCGGCTGCTTCTCGATCTCGTCGCTCGGCGGCCTCGGTGGCACGTACTTCACGCCGATCATCAATGCGCCGGAAGTGGCCATCATGGGCGTGTGCAAGTCGTATATGAAGCCGGTGTGGGACGGCAAGCAGTTCGCCCCGCGCCTGACGCTGCCGCTGTCGCTGTCGTGGGATCACCGCGTGATCGACGGTGCCGAGGCCGCACGCTTCAACACGTACTTCGCGGCGCTGCTGGCGGATTTCCGCCGGATTCTGCTGTAAGCATCGGCAACGCCCGCCAGCGAACCTGGCGGGCGCGTCTGCATTGCATTCAAGGGGCGAGCCATGACTACCTGCGTTGTCGTCAGGAAAGGTGACGAGGTGGCGATCGGTGCCGATGCGCTGGTGACATTCGGCGATACGCGGCTGTCGCGCGCTTATGAGCGGAACCAGAAGGTGATTCCCGTTGGCGACAGCTTCGTCGGGCTGGCAGGCACCACCGCGCATTTCCCGGTCATGCGCAGCTTGCTGACGGGCATGGGCGAGGAATGCCGGCTGCATACCCGTGACGATGTGTTCCGAACCTTTCTCAAGGTGCATGAAAAGCTCAAGAACGAGTATTTCATCAACACCAAGGAAGACGAGGACGACCCCTACGAGTCATCGCAGATCGTCTGCCTGATCGCCAATTCGGGCGGCATTTTCGGCGTTTATTCGTACCGCGAGGTGTTTTCGTTCGATCGTTTCTGGGGCATTGGCTCGGGCCGCAACTACGCGCTCGGCGCCATGCACGCGGTGTATGACCGCACGGACCTGGATGCCGGAGCGATCGCGAGGATCGGCGTGGAAGCGGGTATCGAGTTCGACAAGAGTTCGGCGGCACCGATCGACGTGCACACGGTACGGCTGCAAGTGGCAACCAACAAAGACGGCGCGGCCTGATCCCAAGGCGGGCAGGGCGCGCATCCCAGGAGGAAGAACATGAGTGTGATCGAAGTCAAGGTGCCGGATATCGGCGATTTCGACGCGGTGGAAGTGATCGAGGTGCTGGTCAAGGCTGGCGACACGGTCGAGGAAGAACAGTCGCTGATCGTGCTGGAGTCCGACAAGGCCAGCATGGAAGTGCCGTCGTCGGCCGCCGGCAAGGTCGTGGACGTCAAGGTCAAGGTGGGCGACAAGGTCGCGAAGGGCACGCTGATCTGCACCGTCGAAGGTGGCGCGGCGGCGGCTCCTGCCCCGGCGCCGGCGGCGGCGCCCAAGCCCGCGGCTGCGCCTGCTCCGGCGCCGGCAGCGGCTCCGGCGGCCGCCACGCATGCCGGTGGCGCCGACATCCAGTGCGAAATGCTGGTGCTGGGCGCAGGCCCCGGGGGTTACTCGGCGGCTTTCCGCTCGGCGGACCTCGGCATGAACACCGTTCTGGTCGAGCGCTATGGCACCCTGGGCGGCGTTTGCCTGAACGTGGGCTGCATCCCGTCGAAGGCGCTGCTGCACAACGCGGCGGTGATCGACGAGGCCAAGGCACTGGCCGCGCACGGCATCCTGTTCGGCGAAGCCAAGATCGATCTGGATGGCCTGCGGCACTACAAGGAAAGCGTGGTCGGCAAGCTGACCGGCGGTCTGTCGGGAATGGCGAAGGCCCGCAAGGTGCAGGTGGTGCGCGGCATCGGCACGTTCCTGGATCCGCATCATCTGGAAGTGCAGGAAACGGAAGGCGACAGCAAGGCCACCAATGGCAAGAAGACCGTGATCCGCTTCGAAAAGGCGATCATCGCGGCTGGCAGCCAGGCCGTGAAGCTGCCGTTCGTCCCTGAGGATCCGCGCATTTTCGATTCGACGGGCGCGCTGGAACTGCGCGACATCCCGAACAAGATGCTCGTGATTGGCGGCGGCATCATCGGCCTGGAAATGGCCACTGTCTACAGCACGCTCGGCGCGCGACTCGATGTCGTGGAAATGCTCGACGGCCTGATGCAGGGCGCTGACCGCGATCTGGTCAAGGTCTGGGACAAGGTGAACAAGCATCGCTTCGATAACGTGATGCTGAAGACCAAGACTGTCGGCGTGGAAGCGAAGCCGGATGGCATCTACGTGAAGTTCGAGGGCGAGTCCGCGCCGGCCGAGCCGCAGCGTTACGACGCCGTGCTGGTGTCGGTGGGCCGTTCCCCGAACGGCAAGAAGATCGGTGCCGAGAAGGCCGGTGTAGCAGTGACCGACCGTGGCTTCATCGATGTCGACAAGCAGATGCGCACCAATGTGCCGCACATCTACGCGATCGGCGATATCGTCGGCCAGCCGATGCTTGCACACAAGGCGGTGCATGAGGCACATGTGGCCGCCGAAGCCGCGCATGGCGAGAAGGCCTAC is part of the Cupriavidus metallidurans CH34 genome and harbors:
- the aceF gene encoding dihydrolipoyllysine-residue acetyltransferase, which gives rise to MSQAIEIKVPDIGDYDAVPVIEVHVKPGDTINAEDALVTLESDKATMDVPSPQAGTVKEVRIKVGDSVSEGSVLVMLEPAGAAAAAPAPAAAAAPAAPAPAAAAPAPAAPAAPAPAAAPAGGGTVEVKVPDIGDYDAVPVIEIHVKVGDQINAEDALVTLESDKATMDVPSPQAGTVKEIKVKVGDNVAQGTLILILEAAGGAAAAAPAPAAAPAPAAAAPAPAPAAAAPAPVAAPAVAPAVQGTTGKAAHASPTVRKFARELGVDVSRVPGTAPKGRITQEDVQNYVKSVMSGQTATPSAPAAAAGTGVGLDLLPWPKVDFTRFGEVESKPLSRIKKISGANLHRNWVMIPHVTNCDEADITELEAFRVQLNKENEKAGIKVTMLAFMIKATVAALKKFPNFNASLDGDNLVLKKYFNIGFAADTPNGLVVPVIKDADKKGVLEISQEMSDLAKLARDGKLKPDQMQGGCFSISSLGGLGGTYFTPIINAPEVAIMGVCKSYMKPVWDGKQFAPRLTLPLSLSWDHRVIDGAEAARFNTYFAALLADFRRILL
- the aceE gene encoding pyruvate dehydrogenase (acetyl-transferring), homodimeric type, with amino-acid sequence MSAVPEQILGASSANDADPQETHEWLDALQGVLNAEGTERAAFLIDKQIEYARVNGVTQPFHAETPYINTIPVEQQARIPGDQDIEHRIRSYTRWNAMAMVLRANKHTNVGGHISSFASAATLYDVGYNHFWRAPSEQSGGDLVFVQGHSAPGVYSRAFLLGRLTPEQLDSFRQEVDGKGISSYPHPWLMPDFWQFPTVSMGLGPIMAIYQARFMKYLASRGLVNAGDRKVWAFLGDGETDEPESLGAIGMAGREKLDNLVFVINCNLQRLDGPVRGNGKIIQELESEFRGSGWNVIKLIWGSRWDPLLQRDTKGLLMKRMMECVDGEYQTFKAKDGAYVREHFFNTPELKAMVADWSDDDIWRLNRGGHDPHKVYAAYKAASEHKGQPTLILAKTIKGYGMGDAGQAMNVAHQQKKMPVDAIRAFRDQFNIPVADDKLEEVPYLTFPEGSKELEYMRKARMDLGGYLPARRMKAEALKVPELSAFEALIKATGEGREVSTTMAFVRILNTLLKDKQVGKHVVPIVPDESRTFGMEGLFRQVGIWNQEGQKYVPEDHDQLMFYKESQTGQVLQEGINEAGAMCDWIAAATSYSTHGVQMIPFYIYYSMFGIQRIGDLCWAAADMRSRGFLLGGTAGRTTLNGEGLQHEDGHSHVFHAVIPNCISYDPTFQYELAVIMQDGLRRMYAEQEDVYYYLTVMNENYEHPEMPAGVERDIVQGMYQFRKGVENSNAPRVQLLGSGTIFREVIAAADLLKKDWGVESDLWSCPSFTELAREGQEVERHNLLNPTGTQRESFVAQKLKGVRGPVIASTDYIRAFAEQIRPFVPRRYVVLGTDGFGRSDTREKLRHFFEVDRYWVTVAALKALADEGAIGREKVAEAIKKYNLDPNKPNPMSV
- the lpdA gene encoding dihydrolipoyl dehydrogenase, whose amino-acid sequence is MSVIEVKVPDIGDFDAVEVIEVLVKAGDTVEEEQSLIVLESDKASMEVPSSAAGKVVDVKVKVGDKVAKGTLICTVEGGAAAAPAPAPAAAPKPAAAPAPAPAAAPAAATHAGGADIQCEMLVLGAGPGGYSAAFRSADLGMNTVLVERYGTLGGVCLNVGCIPSKALLHNAAVIDEAKALAAHGILFGEAKIDLDGLRHYKESVVGKLTGGLSGMAKARKVQVVRGIGTFLDPHHLEVQETEGDSKATNGKKTVIRFEKAIIAAGSQAVKLPFVPEDPRIFDSTGALELRDIPNKMLVIGGGIIGLEMATVYSTLGARLDVVEMLDGLMQGADRDLVKVWDKVNKHRFDNVMLKTKTVGVEAKPDGIYVKFEGESAPAEPQRYDAVLVSVGRSPNGKKIGAEKAGVAVTDRGFIDVDKQMRTNVPHIYAIGDIVGQPMLAHKAVHEAHVAAEAAHGEKAYFDAKQIPSVAFTDPEVAWAGKTEDQCKAEGIKYSKGVFPWAASGRAIANGRDEGFTKLIFDEETHRIIGGGIVGTHAGDLISEVCLAIEMGADAVDIGKTIHPHPTLGESIGMAAEIYEGVCTDVPPPRKR
- a CDS encoding PAS domain S-box protein, translating into MQFLKRILSGLRTAILPPNPAGAVSDAPHGVVHADRSNGANAHGTPQVEAQDSTDGTDGGTPLAAAPRRLWITRWRNLVATSWFMFIPLVAIVLFTVAMGVILWSLHETEHQQQRDALYRDAAWAQQRVRLSLLSNQDQLASLARDIAAAQLDQGAYRTAAQEILRENPEIVFINWLDATRRGRWSLPSTSEFAARLRETADQPLEPEVLDTFDAARETQRVVYSRPLMNDRGDSFMLMEVPIVRDNEFLGTLGALYSINGILTHLLPPELTERYRFSLIDKNNQTRASTSVRPVPGNALSYEVLLDPPGHSLSLRADAYPPPSNLPNNMLLWLVVGLSCFLLWSLWSMWRHTSRRSEAQRALLAETSFRRAMENSMLIGLRALDLNGRITYVNPAFCRMTGWTENDLVGRVPPFPYWPPNDQQEMQKQIDLTLQGKSPATGYEMRVMRRDGSSFFARMYVSPLVDGRGRHTGWMSSMTDITEPKRAREELAAAHDRFTTVLESLDAAVSVLATDKAELLFANRYYRQLFGWEAEGHLKLAGDDFDKDQMSSDNTDFVDAYAGLPASELMPYASDAREVFVPDMQKWFEVRRRYIQWVDGHLAQMQIATDITVRKAAEEMARQHEERLQFTSRLTTMGEMASSLAHELNQPLAAINNYCMGAVARLHSGRSTPEDLIPVLEKTSAQAVRAGTIISRIRGFVKRSQPQRREASLHDIVADAVGLADLEAARRRVTILTRLPTPPLMLYVDPVLIEQVLVNLLKNAVEAMAGMPALRAAGVVRLHARVENVEFGQSVCIDVIDQGPGVDEATKERLFEPFFSTKADGMGMGLNICRSIIESHQGRLWVENNVDGIGCTFKITLPLQPALPEQ
- a CDS encoding Ntn hydrolase family protein, with protein sequence MTTCVVVRKGDEVAIGADALVTFGDTRLSRAYERNQKVIPVGDSFVGLAGTTAHFPVMRSLLTGMGEECRLHTRDDVFRTFLKVHEKLKNEYFINTKEDEDDPYESSQIVCLIANSGGIFGVYSYREVFSFDRFWGIGSGRNYALGAMHAVYDRTDLDAGAIARIGVEAGIEFDKSSAAPIDVHTVRLQVATNKDGAA